From Pseudomonas sp. FP2335, the proteins below share one genomic window:
- a CDS encoding SulP family inorganic anion transporter, which translates to MPRPNRHTLFPFLSWLPRQTRASVGRDAMVGLSGAVLALPQSIAYALIAGLPPEYGLYAAIIPVLIACLWGSSWHLICGPTAAISIVLYASVSPLAVPGSQDYITLILLLTFLAGVFQWLLGMLRFGALVNFVSHSVVLGFTLGAAVVIALGQLPNLLGLDLPSQATAIKSLMALVDHSGEWDHASLALGLGTLLVGALLKYRVPRWPTLLIALALGSLVAWLWPAMFGHVARVSSFIGKLPPFSPLPMDLDMILRLLPSAVAVGMLGLVTSLSIARSLSARSQQLLDANQEVRAQGLSNIVGGFFSGYLSAGSFTRSGLSYEAGACSPLAGVFSALWVALFALFGAALIAHIPIPSMAASILLISWGLVDRRGIRALFRVSRAEFLVMALTCVATLLLELQTAIYAGVLASLFFYLKRTSQPRVQHWRDGDEDVLRVGGSIFFGASHYLQVRLQRLQGERVVIEAQQINFIDYSGVEMLHQEARRLRGLGRSLTLRRARPQVVEELKKLEGADRCPIHFED; encoded by the coding sequence ATGCCCCGGCCCAACCGCCACACACTTTTCCCCTTCCTCAGCTGGCTCCCGCGCCAGACTCGCGCGAGCGTCGGCCGGGATGCGATGGTGGGACTCAGCGGCGCCGTACTGGCCTTGCCGCAGTCGATTGCCTACGCACTGATTGCCGGCCTCCCACCAGAGTATGGGCTCTACGCCGCGATCATTCCGGTGCTGATCGCCTGCCTCTGGGGCTCATCCTGGCACCTGATCTGCGGCCCGACGGCGGCGATTTCCATCGTGCTGTACGCCAGCGTCAGCCCACTGGCCGTGCCGGGTTCCCAGGACTACATCACCCTGATCCTGCTGCTCACATTCCTTGCCGGGGTTTTCCAGTGGTTGCTGGGCATGCTGCGCTTCGGCGCGCTGGTGAATTTCGTGTCCCACTCGGTGGTGCTGGGTTTCACCCTGGGCGCCGCCGTGGTCATTGCCCTGGGGCAACTGCCGAACCTGTTGGGGCTGGATCTGCCCAGCCAGGCCACGGCGATCAAGAGCCTGATGGCGCTGGTGGATCACAGCGGGGAATGGGACCACGCCTCACTGGCCCTGGGCCTGGGTACATTGTTGGTGGGGGCGCTGCTGAAATACCGGGTACCGCGCTGGCCGACGCTGTTGATCGCGCTGGCACTGGGCAGCCTGGTGGCCTGGCTGTGGCCGGCGATGTTCGGGCATGTGGCGCGGGTCAGTTCGTTTATCGGCAAGCTGCCGCCGTTCAGCCCGTTGCCGATGGACCTGGATATGATCTTGCGCCTGCTGCCCAGCGCCGTGGCGGTGGGCATGCTCGGGCTGGTGACCAGCCTGTCGATTGCACGCTCGCTGTCGGCGCGCTCGCAGCAGTTGCTCGATGCCAATCAGGAAGTCCGGGCGCAGGGTTTATCCAATATCGTCGGCGGATTTTTCTCCGGGTACCTGTCAGCCGGTTCCTTTACCCGCTCTGGCCTGAGTTACGAAGCCGGCGCCTGCTCGCCGCTGGCCGGGGTGTTTTCGGCGTTGTGGGTGGCGCTGTTTGCGCTGTTTGGCGCGGCCTTGATCGCCCATATCCCGATCCCGAGCATGGCCGCGAGCATTCTGTTGATCAGTTGGGGGCTGGTGGACCGTCGCGGCATTCGCGCCTTGTTCCGGGTGAGCCGCGCCGAATTCCTGGTGATGGCTCTCACGTGCGTCGCCACCCTGCTGCTGGAACTGCAAACGGCGATTTATGCGGGGGTGCTGGCGTCGTTGTTTTTCTACCTCAAGCGCACCTCGCAGCCACGGGTGCAGCATTGGCGCGACGGTGATGAGGATGTGCTGCGGGTGGGCGGTTCGATCTTCTTTGGCGCCAGCCATTACCTGCAAGTGCGCCTGCAACGGCTGCAGGGCGAGCGGGTGGTAATCGAGGCGCAGCAGATCAACTTTATCGACTACTCCGGGGTGGAGATGCTGCACCAGGAGGCGCGCAGGTTGCGGGGGTTGGGGAGGAGTTTGACCTTGCGTCGGGCAAGGCCTCAAGTCGTGGAGGAATTGAAGAAACTGGAAGGGGCCGACAGGTGCCCCATTCACTTCGAAGACTGA
- a CDS encoding 2-dehydro-3-deoxygalactonokinase, which produces MQAQLIALDWGTSSLRAYKLGPAGVVLEHRALACGIMHLPSEPRDIAGVRCSDGFELAFDTACGDWLDAQPGVPVIACGMVGSAQGWSEAAYRNTPVDVASLGQALHRVRSLRGVDVHIVPGVIEQAGLPNVMRGEETQVLGVLQGLGADVLIGLPGSHSKWVEVVDGCITHFDTFMTGEVFAVLSKHSILGRTQQITEQFQAEAFDRGVQVALSEDGRRGVLSTLFSARTLGLTAELSPQQQPDYLSGLLIGHELIGLPERAKQQPIILVGAAPLCARYQRALALCGFAHVSLAQEATARGLWQLAVAAGLTQPALQV; this is translated from the coding sequence ATGCAGGCGCAATTGATCGCGCTCGATTGGGGAACCAGCTCCCTTCGTGCTTACAAACTCGGCCCGGCAGGCGTCGTGCTGGAACACCGCGCGCTGGCGTGCGGGATCATGCATTTGCCCAGCGAGCCCCGGGACATTGCCGGCGTGCGTTGCAGTGATGGCTTCGAGCTGGCCTTCGACACGGCCTGCGGCGATTGGCTCGACGCCCAGCCAGGCGTGCCGGTGATCGCCTGCGGCATGGTCGGCAGCGCCCAGGGCTGGAGCGAGGCGGCCTATCGCAATACCCCCGTCGACGTCGCCAGCCTCGGCCAGGCTTTGCACCGCGTGCGTAGCCTGCGCGGGGTGGACGTGCATATCGTGCCGGGCGTGATCGAGCAGGCCGGCTTGCCCAACGTGATGCGCGGCGAAGAAACTCAGGTGCTGGGCGTGCTGCAAGGGCTTGGCGCCGACGTGCTGATCGGCCTGCCGGGCAGCCATTCCAAGTGGGTCGAGGTGGTCGATGGCTGCATCACCCATTTCGATACCTTCATGACTGGGGAAGTGTTTGCGGTGTTGAGCAAACACAGCATCCTCGGGCGCACCCAGCAGATCACCGAACAGTTCCAGGCCGAAGCCTTCGACCGTGGCGTGCAGGTGGCGCTGTCGGAGGACGGCCGGCGCGGTGTGCTGTCGACCCTGTTCAGCGCCCGCACCCTGGGGCTCACGGCCGAACTTTCGCCGCAGCAGCAGCCCGACTACCTGTCCGGCCTGCTGATCGGCCATGAACTGATCGGGCTGCCGGAGCGCGCCAAACAGCAGCCGATCATCCTGGTGGGCGCAGCGCCATTGTGTGCCCGCTACCAACGCGCCCTCGCCCTCTGCGGTTTCGCCCACGTCAGCCTCGCGCAGGAGGCCACCGCGCGCGGCCTGTGGCAGTTGGCCGTGGCCGCCGGGCTCACTCAACCAGCATTGCAGGTCTGA
- the betC gene encoding choline-sulfatase: MKRKNILFIMADQMAAPLLPFYGSSPIQLPNLSRLAAQGVVFDAAYCNSPLCAPSRFTLVSGQLPSKIGAYDNAADFPADIPTYAHYLRRLGYRTALSGKMHFCGPDQLHGYEERLTSDIYPADYGWAVNWDEPDVRPSWFHNMSSVLQAGPCVRTNQLDFDEEVVFKAQQYLFDHIREDGDRPFCLTVSMTHPHDPYTIPKPFWDLYDDAEIPLPATPAQEDLDPHSQRLLKVYDLWGKPLPVDKIRDARRAYFGACSYIDSNVGKLLQTLEDTGLADDTIIIFSGDHGDMLGERGLWYKMHWFEMAARVPLLVSAPGQFAPGRVSNAVSTADLLPTLVELAGGALDPRLPLDGRSLVSHLQGQGGHDEVFGEYMAEGTISPLMMIRRASFKFIYSEDDPCLLFDVHNDPHERENLSQSPEHRPLFEAFLSEARAKWDIPAIHQQVLASQRRRRLVFDALTQGKLKSWDHQPLVDASQQYMRNHIDLDDLERKARYPQPCQNQ; this comes from the coding sequence ATGAAGCGCAAGAACATTCTTTTCATCATGGCCGATCAAATGGCCGCACCGTTGCTGCCGTTCTACGGTTCTTCGCCGATCCAATTACCGAATTTGAGCCGCCTCGCCGCCCAGGGCGTGGTGTTTGACGCCGCCTATTGCAACAGCCCGCTGTGCGCACCGTCGCGTTTCACCCTGGTCAGTGGCCAGCTGCCGAGCAAGATCGGCGCCTACGACAACGCGGCCGATTTCCCCGCCGATATACCGACGTATGCCCACTACCTGCGTCGCCTCGGCTACCGCACGGCGCTGTCAGGCAAGATGCACTTCTGCGGCCCCGACCAGTTGCACGGCTATGAAGAACGCCTGACCAGTGACATCTATCCCGCCGACTACGGCTGGGCGGTGAACTGGGATGAACCGGACGTGCGCCCCAGTTGGTTTCACAACATGTCCTCGGTGCTGCAAGCCGGGCCATGCGTGCGCACCAACCAGCTGGATTTCGACGAGGAGGTGGTGTTCAAGGCCCAGCAATACCTGTTCGACCACATTCGCGAAGACGGCGACCGGCCGTTCTGCCTGACCGTGTCGATGACCCATCCCCATGATCCGTACACGATTCCCAAACCGTTCTGGGATTTGTACGACGACGCCGAAATCCCCTTGCCTGCAACGCCTGCGCAGGAGGATCTCGACCCGCACTCCCAGCGTCTGCTCAAGGTCTACGACCTGTGGGGCAAGCCGCTGCCGGTGGATAAGATCCGCGATGCACGGCGTGCCTACTTCGGCGCGTGCAGTTACATCGACAGCAATGTCGGAAAATTGCTGCAAACCCTGGAAGACACTGGCCTGGCCGATGACACCATCATCATCTTCTCCGGCGACCATGGCGACATGCTCGGCGAGCGCGGCCTCTGGTACAAAATGCACTGGTTTGAAATGGCCGCCCGGGTGCCGCTGTTGGTCAGCGCGCCGGGGCAATTTGCGCCGGGGCGGGTCAGCAACGCCGTGTCCACTGCCGACCTGCTGCCCACGCTGGTCGAACTGGCCGGCGGCGCGCTGGACCCACGCTTGCCACTGGACGGCCGCTCGCTGGTCTCGCACTTGCAGGGGCAGGGCGGGCACGACGAAGTTTTTGGCGAATACATGGCCGAAGGCACCATCAGCCCGCTGATGATGATTCGCCGCGCCAGCTTCAAATTCATCTACAGCGAGGACGATCCGTGCCTGCTGTTTGATGTGCACAACGACCCGCACGAGCGGGAGAACCTCAGCCAGTCACCGGAACACCGGCCGCTGTTCGAGGCGTTTTTAAGTGAGGCGCGGGCCAAATGGGACATCCCGGCGATCCACCAGCAGGTGCTCGCCAGCCAACGCCGCCGTCGCCTGGTGTTTGACGCCCTGACCCAGGGCAAGCTGAAGAGCTGGGATCACCAGCCACTGGTGGACGCCAGTCAGCAATACATGCGCAACCACATCGACCTCGACGACCTGGAGCGCAAGGCACGTTATCCACAACCCTGCCAAAACCAATAA
- a CDS encoding quinone oxidoreductase: MAKRIQFSAHGGPEVLEYVDYTPAEPGPQQVRVRNEAIGLNFIDTYFRSGLYAPPALPSGLGAEGAGVVDAVGSEVTQFKVGDRVAYGSGPLGAYSELHVLPAANLVHLPDEISFEQAAGAMLKGLTVQYLLRQTYELKGGETILFHAAAGGVGSLACQWAKALGVKLIGTVSSPEKAALAKSLGAWETIDYSKENVAQRVLELTDGKKVPVVYDGVGKDTWLTSLDSVAPRGLVVSFGNASGAVEGVNLGILSAKGSLYVTRPTLATYANNPQNLQAMADDLFSMIKSGKVRIDINQRYSLADAAKAQTELSARRTTGSTILLP, from the coding sequence ATGGCAAAACGTATCCAGTTCAGCGCCCATGGTGGCCCCGAAGTGCTTGAGTATGTGGACTACACGCCAGCGGAACCCGGCCCACAGCAGGTTCGCGTACGAAACGAGGCGATTGGCCTGAATTTTATCGACACCTATTTCCGCAGCGGTTTGTATGCACCACCCGCGCTGCCATCGGGGTTGGGCGCGGAAGGCGCGGGGGTTGTCGACGCTGTCGGCAGTGAAGTCACCCAGTTCAAGGTCGGCGACCGCGTGGCCTACGGCAGCGGGCCGCTGGGCGCGTACAGCGAACTGCATGTGCTGCCGGCCGCCAACCTGGTGCACCTGCCGGACGAGATCAGCTTCGAACAAGCCGCCGGCGCCATGCTCAAGGGCCTGACCGTACAGTACCTGCTGCGTCAGACCTATGAGTTGAAGGGTGGTGAAACCATCCTGTTCCACGCCGCGGCCGGGGGCGTGGGTTCGTTGGCCTGCCAGTGGGCCAAGGCCTTGGGCGTAAAGCTGATCGGCACCGTGAGTTCGCCGGAAAAAGCCGCCCTGGCCAAATCCCTTGGCGCATGGGAAACCATCGACTACAGCAAGGAAAACGTCGCACAGCGCGTGCTGGAATTGACCGACGGTAAAAAAGTGCCAGTGGTGTACGACGGCGTCGGCAAGGACACCTGGCTGACCTCGCTGGACAGCGTGGCACCCCGCGGGCTGGTGGTGAGCTTCGGCAATGCCTCGGGCGCAGTGGAGGGAGTGAACCTGGGGATTCTGTCGGCGAAAGGCTCGCTGTACGTGACCCGCCCAACCCTGGCGACCTACGCCAACAACCCGCAGAACCTGCAGGCGATGGCGGATGATCTGTTCTCGATGATCAAGAGTGGCAAGGTGCGCATCGACATCAACCAGCGCTATTCGCTGGCAGATGCGGCGAAGGCGCAGACAGAGTTGTCGGCACGGCGCACGACCGGCTCGACGATTCTGTTGCCGTGA
- a CDS encoding LysR family transcriptional regulator gives MYEALGDLSLDLLRAFEAAARHRSFTAAAMELGTTQPAISQQIKRLEEQLATRLFDRIYRGIELTDAGALLFEHVQGGLQNINQGLSAITQQDQHEVLQVATDFAFAAYWLMPRLHRFHQANPQVDVSLVTSERNHASLRSDIDVAVLFGDGRFKQGESLWLFNEEVFPVCSPQWLKAQATPLTVQNLHDFPLLHLRQENNSQWFDWSGVFRELGISAAPTPGQLRFDNYTLLIQAAIAGQGVAIGWRHLVDNLLEQNWLCRPFGDTVVSRFGYYVVQPQRKRRGQLVERFVQWLLAEQASSAQSLTGLALPSIAV, from the coding sequence ATGTATGAAGCCCTAGGGGATTTGTCCCTCGACCTGCTGCGCGCCTTTGAAGCGGCCGCGCGTCACCGCAGTTTTACCGCTGCCGCGATGGAACTGGGCACCACCCAGCCGGCCATCAGCCAGCAGATCAAGCGCCTGGAGGAACAGCTGGCAACCCGCCTGTTTGATCGTATCTATCGCGGCATCGAACTGACCGACGCCGGCGCGCTGCTGTTTGAGCACGTGCAAGGCGGTTTGCAGAACATCAACCAGGGCTTGAGCGCGATCACCCAGCAGGATCAGCACGAAGTGCTGCAAGTGGCCACCGACTTCGCCTTCGCCGCCTATTGGCTGATGCCGCGCCTGCATCGCTTCCACCAGGCCAACCCGCAGGTCGATGTAAGCCTGGTCACCAGCGAGCGCAACCACGCCAGCCTGCGCAGTGACATTGACGTGGCGGTGCTGTTCGGCGACGGCCGCTTCAAGCAGGGCGAAAGCCTGTGGCTGTTCAACGAGGAAGTGTTCCCGGTGTGCAGCCCGCAGTGGCTCAAGGCCCAGGCCACGCCGCTGACTGTACAGAATCTGCACGATTTTCCCTTGCTGCACCTGCGCCAGGAAAACAACAGCCAGTGGTTCGACTGGAGCGGCGTGTTCCGCGAGCTGGGCATCAGCGCCGCGCCGACGCCCGGGCAACTGCGTTTCGACAACTACACCCTGCTGATCCAGGCGGCCATTGCCGGCCAGGGCGTGGCAATCGGCTGGCGCCACTTGGTGGACAACCTGCTGGAGCAGAACTGGCTGTGTCGACCGTTCGGCGACACGGTGGTCTCGCGCTTCGGCTACTACGTGGTGCAGCCCCAGCGCAAACGTCGCGGGCAGTTGGTCGAGCGCTTTGTCCAGTGGCTATTGGCCGAACAGGCCAGCAGCGCGCAGTCATTGACCGGGCTGGCCCTCCCGTCGATTGCGGTCTAG
- the aroE gene encoding shikimate dehydrogenase, protein MDRYVVFGNPIGHSKSPLIHRMFAEQTGEQLDYSTLLAPLDDFIGCAREFFQQGRGANVTVPFKEDAYRLANTLTERALRAGAVNTLSKLADGTLLGDNTDGAGLVRDLTVNAGLSLQGKRILLLGAGGAVRGALEPLLAQQPASLIIANRTVEKAEMLAELFDDLGPVSASGFDWLREPVDVIINATSASLSGDVPPIAGSLIEPGKTFCYDMMYAKEPTAFCRWATEQGASVAMDGLGMLVEQAAEAFFLWRGVRPESAPVLAELRRQLA, encoded by the coding sequence ATGGATCGTTATGTGGTATTCGGCAACCCCATCGGGCATAGCAAGTCGCCGCTGATTCACCGGATGTTCGCCGAACAGACTGGCGAGCAGTTGGACTACAGCACCTTGCTCGCACCCTTGGATGATTTCATCGGCTGCGCCCGTGAGTTCTTTCAGCAAGGCCGTGGTGCCAACGTCACCGTGCCGTTCAAGGAAGACGCGTACCGCCTGGCCAACACTCTCACCGAACGCGCCCTACGTGCTGGCGCGGTGAATACCCTGAGCAAGCTCGCCGATGGCACGCTGCTGGGGGACAACACCGACGGCGCCGGCCTGGTGCGCGACCTTACGGTCAACGCCGGGTTGAGCCTGCAAGGCAAACGTATCCTGCTGCTGGGCGCCGGTGGCGCGGTACGTGGCGCGTTGGAGCCGTTGCTGGCGCAGCAGCCGGCATCGTTGATCATCGCCAACCGCACCGTGGAAAAGGCCGAGATGCTCGCCGAGCTGTTCGACGACCTGGGCCCCGTGTCTGCCAGCGGTTTCGACTGGTTGCGTGAGCCGGTGGACGTGATCATCAACGCCACCTCCGCCAGCCTGTCAGGCGATGTACCGCCGATTGCCGGCAGCCTGATCGAACCGGGCAAGACGTTTTGCTACGACATGATGTACGCCAAGGAGCCGACGGCATTCTGCCGCTGGGCGACTGAACAAGGCGCGTCTGTGGCGATGGATGGCCTGGGTATGTTGGTGGAACAGGCGGCGGAAGCGTTCTTCCTGTGGCGCGGTGTGCGCCCGGAATCGGCGCCCGTATTGGCTGAACTACGCCGCCAACTGGCTTGA
- the choX gene encoding choline ABC transporter substrate-binding protein: MQKLTAVLGILALSSANVYADTSCDTVKMADPGWSDIAATNAITSFLLTGMGYKAKVDTLAVPITFGGLKDGQVDVFLGNWMPAQQGFYDKFIANGEVVQLAKNLEGTEFTLAVPDYVWAAGVHEFADLNKFADKFDKKIYGIGSGAPANISLQDIIKKNDFDLGQWKLIESSEQAMLAEVSRAVKKQKFVTFLGWTPHPMNVQLKMHYLKGGEKYFGDTGSVYTLTRKGYAQACPNVGKLLTNLSFTQEMENSIMAEVSNNKVSNADAAKAWIKANPAVLDKWLEGVKTVDGKDALSAVKAKL; this comes from the coding sequence ATGCAAAAGTTGACTGCGGTGCTGGGCATCTTGGCGTTGAGCAGCGCCAATGTGTATGCGGACACCAGTTGTGACACGGTGAAAATGGCCGATCCGGGCTGGAGCGACATCGCCGCCACCAATGCCATCACCAGCTTTCTGCTGACGGGCATGGGCTACAAGGCCAAGGTCGACACCCTGGCGGTGCCGATCACCTTTGGCGGGCTCAAGGACGGCCAGGTGGACGTGTTCCTCGGTAACTGGATGCCGGCGCAGCAGGGGTTCTATGACAAGTTCATCGCCAATGGCGAAGTGGTGCAGTTGGCGAAAAACCTCGAAGGCACCGAGTTCACCCTTGCCGTGCCGGACTACGTGTGGGCCGCCGGTGTGCATGAGTTTGCCGACTTGAACAAGTTTGCCGACAAGTTCGACAAGAAAATCTACGGCATCGGCTCCGGCGCGCCGGCAAATATCTCGTTGCAGGACATCATCAAGAAAAACGACTTCGACCTCGGCCAATGGAAACTGATCGAGTCCAGCGAACAGGCGATGCTCGCCGAAGTATCGCGGGCGGTTAAGAAGCAGAAATTCGTGACCTTCCTCGGCTGGACCCCGCACCCGATGAACGTGCAGTTGAAAATGCATTACCTCAAGGGCGGCGAGAAGTACTTCGGCGACACCGGCAGCGTGTACACCCTGACGCGCAAAGGCTACGCACAAGCCTGCCCGAACGTAGGAAAACTGCTGACCAACCTGAGTTTTACCCAGGAGATGGAGAACAGCATCATGGCCGAGGTGAGCAACAACAAGGTCAGCAATGCGGATGCGGCGAAGGCGTGGATCAAGGCCAATCCGGCGGTGTTGGATAAGTGGCTGGAGGGGGTGAAGACCGTGGATGGCAAAGATGCACTATCGGCAGTAAAAGCAAAACTCTAA
- the dprA gene encoding DNA-processing protein DprA, producing MYPTNSHEISPAELEARLRLHRLPELGPKRFHRLIEAFGSASKAISAPASAWRSLGLPAISADARRNHEVRDGASAALAWLAAPAQQLLMWDQPEYPALLAQIDDAPPLLFVAGDPSILEKPQLAIVGSRRASRPGMDTAAAFSRSLAGAGFVITSGLALGIDGAAHQAALEVGGQTIGVLGTGLENFYPQRHRRLAAAMIEQGSAVVSEFPLDAAPQAGNFPRRNRIISGLSLGVLVVEASMASGSLITAKLAAEQGREVYAIPGSIHHPGAKGCHQLIREGAVLVETIEHILEGLRGWQALSRPAPVSVPVTHPLVALLHAAPHTSEALAMASGQPLSQVLATLTELELDGRVICESGRWLARR from the coding sequence ATGTATCCGACAAACAGCCATGAAATATCCCCGGCAGAACTGGAAGCGCGACTACGCTTGCACAGGCTGCCGGAACTGGGTCCCAAGCGATTTCACCGATTGATCGAAGCCTTCGGCAGCGCGTCAAAGGCCATCAGCGCCCCCGCCAGTGCGTGGCGCTCCCTTGGCTTGCCGGCCATCAGCGCGGATGCGCGGCGCAACCATGAAGTGCGCGACGGAGCCAGTGCGGCATTGGCCTGGTTGGCGGCTCCAGCCCAGCAATTGCTGATGTGGGACCAACCCGAGTACCCCGCCTTGCTCGCCCAGATCGACGATGCGCCGCCGTTGTTATTCGTCGCCGGCGACCCCTCGATCCTGGAAAAACCGCAACTGGCGATCGTCGGCAGCCGGCGTGCTTCGCGTCCTGGGATGGACACGGCGGCCGCTTTTTCCCGAAGCCTGGCCGGTGCCGGTTTTGTCATCACCAGCGGCTTGGCGTTGGGCATCGACGGTGCTGCGCATCAGGCCGCTCTGGAGGTGGGGGGGCAGACAATCGGCGTGCTCGGCACCGGGCTGGAAAATTTTTATCCACAGCGTCATCGGCGGCTCGCAGCGGCGATGATTGAGCAGGGCAGCGCGGTGGTTTCCGAGTTTCCGCTGGACGCTGCGCCCCAGGCCGGCAACTTTCCGCGACGCAACCGCATCATCAGCGGCCTGTCCCTCGGCGTGCTGGTGGTGGAAGCCAGCATGGCCAGTGGTTCACTGATCACCGCCAAACTCGCCGCCGAGCAAGGCCGCGAGGTGTATGCGATCCCGGGCTCGATCCACCATCCCGGCGCCAAGGGTTGTCATCAGTTGATCCGCGAGGGCGCGGTGCTGGTGGAAACCATCGAGCATATCCTTGAAGGCTTGCGCGGCTGGCAGGCGCTGTCGCGCCCGGCGCCGGTGTCGGTGCCGGTGACACACCCATTGGTGGCACTGTTGCACGCGGCGCCCCACACCAGCGAAGCCCTTGCGATGGCCAGCGGGCAGCCGTTGTCCCAAGTGCTGGCGACCCTCACCGAGCTGGAACTGGACGGCCGGGTGATCTGCGAAAGCGGGCGCTGGCTCGCGCGCCGCTAG
- a CDS encoding DOPA 4,5-dioxygenase family protein: protein MQRIKGYHAHVYFDASTLEQARTLCEEAAKLFPLRMGRVHERPVGPHPDWSCQLAFDPEYIGVVLPWLVIHRNGLVVFLHPDTGDDLKDHTDYAVWMGAMPELNLSAFS from the coding sequence ATGCAACGTATCAAGGGCTACCACGCCCATGTCTACTTCGACGCGAGCACCCTCGAACAGGCGCGCACCTTGTGCGAAGAGGCCGCCAAACTTTTTCCGCTGCGCATGGGCCGTGTGCATGAACGGCCGGTGGGCCCGCACCCGGATTGGAGCTGCCAGCTGGCGTTCGATCCCGAATACATCGGCGTGGTGCTGCCGTGGTTGGTGATTCATCGCAACGGTCTGGTGGTGTTCCTGCACCCCGATACCGGCGATGACCTCAAGGATCACACCGACTACGCGGTCTGGATGGGGGCGATGCCAGAGTTGAATTTGTCAGCATTTTCTTAG
- the hemF gene encoding oxygen-dependent coproporphyrinogen oxidase yields the protein MTTRTEAVKAYLLDLQDRICSALETFEADTRFIEDAWTRPAGGGGRTRVIENGTVIEKGGVNFSHVFGSGLPPSASAHRPELAGRGFEALGVSLVIHPHNPHVPTSHANVRFFIAEKEGEEPVWWFGGGFDLTPYYANEEDCIHWHRVAEQACAPFGADVYSRYKAWCDTYFHIKHRNEPRGIGGLFFDDLNEWDFDTCFAFIRAIGDAYIDAYLPIVQRRKATAYTEQQREFQEFRRGRYVEFNLVYDRGTLFGLQSGGRTESILMSLPPQVRWSYDWKAEAGSEEARLTDYFLQDRDWLGLAAPKAAV from the coding sequence ATGACTACCCGCACCGAGGCTGTAAAGGCCTACCTGCTTGACCTGCAAGACCGCATTTGCAGCGCCCTGGAAACCTTCGAGGCAGACACTCGCTTTATCGAAGACGCCTGGACCCGGCCTGCCGGCGGCGGCGGTCGCACCCGTGTGATCGAGAACGGTACGGTGATCGAAAAAGGCGGCGTCAACTTTTCCCACGTGTTCGGCAGCGGTCTTCCACCGTCCGCCAGTGCCCATCGTCCTGAACTGGCCGGTCGCGGTTTTGAAGCCTTGGGCGTGTCGCTGGTGATCCACCCGCATAACCCTCATGTTCCGACTTCCCACGCCAATGTGCGCTTTTTCATCGCCGAAAAAGAAGGTGAAGAGCCGGTGTGGTGGTTTGGCGGCGGCTTCGACCTCACGCCTTACTACGCCAATGAAGAAGACTGCATCCACTGGCACCGCGTCGCCGAGCAGGCTTGCGCGCCATTCGGCGCGGACGTGTACTCGCGCTACAAGGCCTGGTGCGACACCTACTTCCACATCAAGCACCGCAATGAACCGCGTGGCATCGGCGGCCTGTTCTTCGATGACTTGAACGAGTGGGACTTCGACACCTGCTTCGCCTTCATCCGTGCCATCGGCGACGCCTACATCGACGCCTACCTGCCGATCGTGCAGCGCCGCAAGGCCACCGCCTACACCGAGCAACAGCGTGAATTCCAGGAATTCCGCCGTGGCCGTTACGTTGAATTCAACCTGGTCTACGACCGTGGCACGCTGTTCGGCCTGCAATCGGGCGGGCGTACCGAGTCGATCCTGATGTCGCTGCCGCCCCAAGTGCGCTGGAGCTACGACTGGAAAGCCGAAGCCGGCAGCGAAGAGGCGCGCCTCACCGACTATTTCCTGCAAGACCGTGACTGGCTGGGCCTTGCCGCGCCAAAGGCGGCGGTCTGA
- a CDS encoding L-threonylcarbamoyladenylate synthase gives MANRWRVLEAAREIRAGAVIAYPTEAVWGLGCDPWNEEAVDRLLAIKNRSVDKGLILVADNIRQFDFLFEDFPQDWIDRMASTWPGPNTWLVPHQGLLPEWVTGVHDTVALRVSDHPLVRDLCAQVGPLISTSANPQGRPAARTRIRVEQYFRGQVDLILGGALGGRKNPSLIRDLATGQVVRPS, from the coding sequence ATGGCCAACAGGTGGCGTGTGCTGGAAGCCGCACGAGAAATTCGCGCAGGCGCGGTGATTGCCTATCCAACCGAGGCGGTGTGGGGGCTGGGCTGCGACCCTTGGAATGAAGAAGCGGTGGATCGACTGTTGGCGATCAAGAACCGTTCGGTGGACAAGGGCTTGATCCTGGTGGCGGATAACATCCGCCAGTTCGACTTTTTGTTCGAGGACTTCCCGCAAGACTGGATCGACCGCATGGCCAGTACCTGGCCGGGGCCGAACACCTGGTTGGTGCCCCATCAGGGCTTGCTGCCGGAGTGGGTCACCGGTGTGCATGACACCGTGGCGTTGCGGGTCAGCGATCACCCGCTGGTGCGGGATTTGTGCGCGCAAGTGGGGCCGCTGATTTCCACTTCGGCCAACCCGCAGGGCCGCCCGGCGGCGCGTACGCGGATTCGCGTGGAGCAGTATTTCCGTGGCCAGGTGGACCTGATATTGGGTGGGGCCTTGGGGGGGCGCAAGAACCCGAGCCTGATTCGCGATCTGGCCACGGGTCAGGTGGTGCGCCCGTCCTGA